The following proteins come from a genomic window of Desulfovibrio litoralis DSM 11393:
- a CDS encoding alanine/glycine:cation symporter family protein produces MELFVEVSNYVNQWLDVINTYFYSYILIALLIAAGLYFSVLCGFVQLRYLGEAIRLVKEKNTNEHAVSSFQALMISTASRVGIGNIAGVATAIALGGAGAVFWMWLIAIIGSASAFVESTLAQVYKVPDGNGFRGGPAYYIEKALGMRWLGVLFSVCLIACFAYGFNTLQANTIVSALSYYFGEDQNTHAGLGAILAALTAYVIFGGQKKIAFLTSVIVPLMAFIYLSLGLVVFVKNISEFPSVLQMIFSQAFDFEAIFGGFSGSAIMYGIKRGLFSNEAGMGSAPNAAAAAHVSHPVKQGLVQMLSVFIDTIIICSTSAFIILLSGVETAGLKAMPLVQKALYSQFGDIGILVVTISVFFFAFSSIIGNYYYTESNMFFIQKKQTSLVIFRSTAVLTVFLGSLASYDLAWNLADVLMGIMTIINIITILCLSSTAYKVLQDYQKQKKEGKNPVFLAKNIGLNNTDLWHGEPE; encoded by the coding sequence GTGGAGTTGTTTGTCGAAGTCAGTAATTATGTGAATCAATGGCTAGATGTTATAAATACTTATTTTTACAGCTATATATTAATTGCCTTATTGATAGCTGCGGGGCTTTATTTTTCTGTGCTGTGTGGTTTTGTCCAGTTGAGGTATTTGGGAGAAGCAATACGCCTTGTTAAAGAAAAAAATACTAACGAACATGCGGTTTCCTCTTTTCAGGCGTTAATGATTTCAACGGCTTCTCGTGTTGGAATAGGTAATATCGCCGGAGTTGCCACAGCGATTGCTTTGGGCGGGGCGGGTGCTGTTTTCTGGATGTGGCTTATTGCCATAATCGGATCGGCTTCGGCTTTTGTTGAAAGTACTTTGGCACAGGTTTATAAAGTGCCTGATGGAAATGGTTTTCGTGGTGGTCCTGCTTATTATATTGAAAAAGCTTTAGGAATGCGTTGGCTCGGCGTATTATTTTCTGTTTGTCTTATTGCGTGTTTTGCTTATGGCTTTAACACCTTACAAGCGAACACCATTGTTTCGGCTTTATCATATTATTTTGGTGAAGATCAAAATACGCATGCCGGACTTGGTGCTATTTTAGCGGCTCTAACTGCGTATGTTATTTTTGGCGGTCAAAAGAAGATTGCTTTTTTAACTTCCGTAATAGTTCCTTTAATGGCTTTTATTTACTTAAGCCTTGGTTTGGTTGTTTTTGTAAAAAATATAAGTGAATTTCCAAGCGTCTTGCAGATGATTTTTTCTCAGGCTTTTGATTTTGAAGCTATCTTTGGTGGATTTAGTGGTTCTGCTATTATGTATGGTATTAAGCGCGGCTTGTTTTCAAACGAAGCAGGAATGGGAAGTGCACCTAATGCGGCGGCGGCGGCTCACGTTTCTCACCCCGTAAAACAGGGGCTTGTTCAGATGCTTTCTGTTTTTATTGATACAATCATTATTTGTAGCACGTCAGCATTTATTATTTTGTTATCAGGCGTGGAAACCGCAGGTTTAAAAGCAATGCCTTTAGTGCAGAAAGCTTTATATTCTCAATTTGGCGACATTGGTATTTTGGTTGTTACTATTTCTGTATTCTTTTTTGCATTCAGCTCAATTATAGGAAACTATTATTATACTGAATCAAATATGTTTTTTATTCAGAAAAAACAAACTTCGCTTGTAATTTTTCGCAGTACCGCTGTTTTAACCGTATTCTTAGGGTCTTTGGCGAGTTATGATTTAGCTTGGAATTTAGCAGACGTACTTATGGGGATAATGACAATTATCAATATTATTACAATTTTATGTTTAAGCAGTACGGCTTATAAGGTTTTACAAGATTATCAAAAACAGAAAAAAGAAGGAAAGAACCCTGTTTTTCTGGCTAAAAACATTGGACTTAACAATACTGACCTCTGGCACGGTGAACCGGAATAA
- a CDS encoding virion core protein, T7 gp14 family: MCTELMNIPFGILQGYGNIKQHQIQDRRTKELRSLELERELSQERDQLKQITDKATETEYEASKQKENLKRNASRQEGAARSLLSASGVVMNTGSAKDLLADNENELTRTLADLDYENQKKQKEYQYQANKVREQSNYFKQRFDITAPTSTEQNLSFINTLATSANSFSKSIGGINSLL, translated from the coding sequence ATGTGTACAGAACTAATGAATATTCCTTTTGGAATTTTACAAGGCTATGGAAATATTAAACAACATCAAATTCAAGACAGGCGTACAAAAGAGCTAAGATCGCTAGAGCTTGAACGTGAACTTTCTCAAGAAAGAGATCAACTTAAACAAATAACAGATAAAGCCACCGAAACGGAATATGAAGCCTCAAAACAAAAAGAAAATCTAAAACGAAACGCCAGTCGTCAAGAAGGTGCGGCTCGTTCCCTGCTCTCTGCTTCCGGTGTTGTGATGAATACGGGTTCAGCCAAAGATCTTTTGGCTGATAACGAAAATGAATTAACCAGAACTCTAGCAGATTTGGATTATGAAAATCAAAAAAAACAAAAAGAATATCAATATCAAGCCAATAAAGTTAGGGAACAAAGTAACTATTTCAAACAACGCTTTGATATAACAGCTCCAACAAGCACAGAACAAAACCTAAGCTTTATAAATACCTTGGCAACAAGTGCCAATTCGTTTTCAAAATCAATCGGTGGAATAAACAGCCTGCTTTAA